One genomic region from Actinocatenispora thailandica encodes:
- a CDS encoding dodecin — protein sequence MTDHTYRVAEIVGTSSESMNQAIDNGISRACSTLRHVDWFEVTQVRGHVEDGRVAHYQVGLKVGFRIEE from the coding sequence ATGACCGATCACACATATCGGGTGGCCGAGATCGTCGGCACCTCGTCCGAGTCGATGAACCAGGCGATCGACAACGGAATCTCCCGCGCCTGCAGCACCCTGCGGCACGTGGACTGGTTCGAGGTGACCCAGGTACGCGGGCACGTCGAGGACGGCCGGGTGGCGCACTACCAGGTCGGGCTGAAGGTCGGGTTCCGGATCGAGGAGTGA